In a genomic window of Thermosynechococcus sp. CL-1:
- a CDS encoding FHA domain-containing protein has translation MSAPTYPKAWLIIRERGLPKREVILSPDRQWTIGRQLDCSILLKDTYVSRVHAVINAFLFKGQPLYFISDYHSRNGTLLNGLPIQHSTLLHHEDVICVGTTLIVFYYPDMFKDISLDERPKLSKRSTGSLPWVG, from the coding sequence ATGTCAGCACCAACCTACCCCAAAGCATGGCTGATCATTCGCGAACGTGGTTTGCCGAAACGGGAAGTTATTCTCAGTCCCGATCGCCAGTGGACGATTGGTCGCCAACTGGATTGCAGTATTCTCCTCAAAGATACCTACGTCTCGCGAGTGCATGCCGTCATCAACGCCTTTCTCTTTAAGGGGCAGCCCCTCTATTTCATTAGTGATTACCACAGTCGCAATGGCACGCTCCTCAATGGCCTGCCAATTCAGCACAGCACCCTCCTCCACCATGAAGATGTCATTTGTGTGGGTACCACCCTCATTGTTTTTTACTATCCAGACATGTTTAAGGACATCTCCCTCGATGAGCGCCCCAAACTGAGCAAACGTTCAACCGGCAGTCTGCCTTGGGTTGGCTAG
- the rplU gene encoding 50S ribosomal protein L21, which translates to MAYAIIETGGKQLRVEAGRFYDVERLPVEPEGTIDLERVLLVQTDSQVHVGQPYVSGAVVSGTVMEHRRGPKVIVYKMRPKKKTRKKQGHRQELTRIMINEIRLNGESLGG; encoded by the coding sequence ATGGCATACGCAATCATTGAGACCGGTGGCAAGCAACTGCGCGTTGAAGCCGGGCGCTTTTACGATGTGGAGCGGCTCCCCGTCGAGCCAGAGGGCACAATTGATCTAGAACGGGTGTTGCTGGTGCAAACCGATAGCCAAGTCCACGTCGGTCAACCCTACGTTAGTGGTGCGGTTGTCTCTGGTACGGTGATGGAGCATCGTCGCGGCCCCAAGGTGATTGTCTATAAAATGCGTCCGAAAAAGAAAACCCGCAAAAAACAAGGCCATCGCCAAGAACTGACCCGCATCATGATCAACGAGATTCGTCTCAACGGTGAATCCCTAGGAGGTTAA